In Daphnia pulicaria isolate SC F1-1A chromosome 5, SC_F0-13Bv2, whole genome shotgun sequence, a single genomic region encodes these proteins:
- the LOC124340958 gene encoding eEF1A lysine and N-terminal methyltransferase-like, with the protein MNLLPKSSSEFSQQDYWDKFFKTRGKKAFEWYGTYNQLYGVLHKYINPRDNILVGGCGNSTLSADLYNAGFTSMTNVDISETVIEQMIKQYEKTHPLMKFVAMDLLQMSFDAETFTCFLDKGTLDALMSDTDQDSRERAENMFKEIDRILKVGGRYVCISLLQEHILHCLIAYFHNLGWMIRICRCEEAESQDDPTDLKQKETSGGGRFPFPVFTVVCTKFKKMERMTPLLEFCPDEKNIERLSSVGQLKERVQSVQHFATLCHQISHDEKASQDVFIELMDPKSTKKTPKYTLFIVDRPCKSNQKFAAFVVPQGRETDWLFGSNEGRRQLADNAKFQRLLVIHLGRDHQFASLDCVQTELAGIVSSLQPQGLPPNTQIPFLSLGAQVNQRKEIHRGVSDSTGEYVVEEVEEEDDGKPVILRRLIFLSNPNVIQSEARMKNGKVDLKYLACQHHLVMVEELRQNLDMKNHGLKSILVLGLGGGALCTYLHQAYPQFKVDGVEIDPTMVDLARKYFGFKPNENLRPHIADGLSFVQDAAASESRERYGCIMLDVDCKDRSLGISCPPPSFLEPNFIQSVKQCLNPQGIFFMNLVCRDEARRNGVTEMLRESFASVQIKKIKGEVNEIITCHPSSPSLSKASGGRKSSKK; encoded by the exons ATGAATCTATTACCAAAATCTAGTTCCGAATTTAGTCAGCAAGATTACTgggacaaatttttcaaaacaagaGGGAAAAAAGCTTTCGAGTG GTATGGCACATATAACCAACTTTATGGTGTGCTACATAAATACATCAACCCACGAGATAACATTCTTGTAGGAGGATGTGGAAATTCAACACTTAGTGCCGACTTGTACAATGCTGGGTTTAC CTCCATGACAAATGTTGATATTAGTGAAACTGTGATTGAACAAATGATCAAGCAATATGAAAAAACTCATCCTTTGATGAAATTTGTAGCTATGGATTTGCTTCAAATGAGCTTTGATGCTGAAACATTCACATGTTTCTTGGATAAAGGAACGTTAGATGCCCTTATGTCTGATACTGACCAAGACTCCAGAGAAAGAGCTGAAAATATGTTCAAG GAAATTGATAGAATACTTAAAGTTGGAGGAAGATATGTCTGTATCTCGTTGCTCCAAGAACACATTCTTCACTGTCTCATTGCATACTTTCACAATTTAG GATGGATGATTCGTATATGCCGGTGTGAAGAAGCTGAAAGTCAGGATGATCCCACTGATTTAAAACAGAAGGAAACATCAGGTGGTGGTCGTTTTCCGTTTCCCGTGTTCACTGTTGTGTgcactaaattcaaaaaaatggaacGCATGACGCCGTTGCTCGAATTTTGTCccgatgaaaaaaacattgagAGATTATCAAGTGTGGGTCAGTTAAAGGAACGAGTTCAATCCGTTCAACATTTCGCTACATTGTGCCATCAAATCAGTCATGACGAGAAAGCCTCGCAAGATGTTTTCATTGAATTAATGGACCCCAAGTCGACTAAGAAAACCCCAAAATATACGCTTTTCATCGTGGATCGCCCATGTAAATCGAATCAAAAGTTTGCTGCGTTTGTCGTTCCGCAAGGAAG AGAGACAGATTGGCTGTTTGGTTCAAACGAAGGACGGCGGCAACTTGCTGACAATGCCAAATTCCAGCGATTACTTGTAATCCATTTAGGCCGCGATCACCAATTTGCTAGTCTGGATTGCGTGCAAACCGAATTGGCTGGCATTGTGTCCAGTTTACAACCCCAAGGATTACCACCCAATACTCAG ATCCCGTTCCTGTCTCTGGGCGCTCAAGTTAATCAGCGGAAAGAGATTCACAGAGGAGTGAGCGATTCAACGGGTGAATATGTCGTGGAAGAAGTCGAGGAAGAAGATGACGGAAAACCAGTAATTTTACGTCggctcatttttctttcaaacccCAATGTCATTCAGTCTGAAGCTCGAATGAAGAATG gAAAGGTTGATCTGAAGTATTTAGCTTGTCAGCATCATCTCGTCATGGTAGAAGAATTACGTCAAAATCTTGACATGAAAAATCATGGGCTAAAAAGCATCCTAGTCCTTGGTCTTGGTGGCGGAGCATTGTGCACGTACTTGCATCAAGCGTACCCACAATTTAAAGTTGACGGCGTTGAGATCGATCCAACTATGGTAGATTTAGCCCGAAAATATTTTGGATTCAAACCCAATGAAAATCTTAGGCCTCATATTGCTGATGGTTTGTCTTTTGTTCAAGACGCAGCGGCTTCAG AATCAAGGGAACGCTATGGTTGTATCATGCTTGATGTCGATTGTAAAGACCGCAGCTTGGGAATCAGCTGCCCCCCTCCAAGTTTTTTGGAACCTAATTTTATTCAATCTGTTAAACAATGTCTGAATCCTCAAG GAATCTTCTTTATGAATTTGGTTTGCCGAGACGAAGCGAGACGTAATGGTGTAACAGAGATGCTCCGTGAATCTTTCGCCTCagtgcaaattaaaaaaatcaaaggcgaggtaaatgaaattatcacATGTCACCCTTCTTCTCCGTCTCTATCCAAGGCAAGTGGCGGAAGAAAGTCGtcaaagaaatga